The Solibacillus sp. FSL R7-0668 genome includes the window AGCTTTAGGAATTGAAGGTGTTATGAATAGAAAACAGATAGCTGTGCATTTTGCTGCATGCTATCTGTTTTTTTTATTTGGACTCTCCACGGAGGTCGATGTTACCCCACCTTACATATATATTTTAGGTTAAGTTGAAATCGGATATTCCGTTGTCTAGGTTTTTTCAAAATATCTTTTCCAAGGGGGAACCTTTTAATCTACAAGCGTATTTTTATAAGTAGCGATTTCTTCTTGGAGAATATTCAAAAGATTATTTTCTTCTAATTCCTGTAATATATTTAGCCCTTTATTGATCCAGTCACTACTTGTATTTGTAGATTGGTTTAAATGAGAAATTATTATTCCCTTTCTAATATAACAAATACCTAATCGCAAATATTCCCCTAATTGTTTACTCAAGCTTATTGCGTTATCTACGATATTTAGGGATTCTTCAAATAACTGGTTTTTAATTAGTAACAAACTAAAATTTACTGAAATATTTAATTTAATCATTTCTAAGTCCTTATCACCTTTATAAAAATCTATATTACGTTCAACAAAAGTTTTGATTGTCCTTACAGTTTCAATTGGAAATAAAAATAATATAGAATTAATTAAATAAATATCTGCCTTGTATAGACGATTTCTTTTACTTAAATCATACCATACTTCTATTAATCCCATATTTGCTTTTTTTAAGTCACTTGTATTCAACAAAATTAATAAAGATTCACATACTTTTTCTATATGTTGTAAGAATAAGTCCTCGCTATCATAATTTTGAATTTTATGAATAATCAAATTCAATTCTTCTTTATTATTATAGGTTAAATTAAAAAAGTTATTAATTATATCTTTTCGTACTTCAAACGTAGTACCTTTATTTAGAATAATTAAGAGTTCATCGCAAGTAATATCAAGTCTATCTAATATTTTCAATAAAGCTTGAGATGACACATCAATAATCCCATTTTCAAATCTAGAATAATTACTTTGTGTCATTATATTAGAAGCTACAAATTTCTGAGAAATACCTTTATCCTCTCTTATTTCTTTAATAGTTAACCCTAATTCAACATACTTCATGATTAATTCTCCCTTTTCTATATTTAAATTCAAACATTCAATTCAAATATTTTCCAAGTCAATATCATTTTATAACACTCTATTAATTCTAATATATGTATTTTTGCATATTTAAACTTACACTTCCATTATATAACTTATAATTCTCATAAAGGGAGCATTCCTTTATGAAGGATTGGTGCCATCTTGAAGGAAAAAAGACATCCTGTATGGTGTTTAGTGTCAACTCGGAAATTGATCCATCATCAAACAGGAGCACTACTCTATGAATAGAAAAAGGTGGAATTATTTATGGACGAAAAACGGAAGTTAGAACTGAAGATGAAAGAAAATAAATTAATGATGAGACAAGCGGGCTTTGTAATATTATTTATAATACTTTTTCTTCAATACTTTAAACTAGCTGCTTACTTGTCAAATAAATTTTTTTTTACTAGTTATTTTTTTTTCAACTTTTTAATGATTTTAGGTATTCCTATATCATACTTTGTTGCAAAATATTTAGTTCGGTTAGTAAAAAAAATAATATGAATAAAGTATCTCGATTAGCGATATATGGTTATTAAACTAACAGGGCTTTAATTGAATATTCGGTTTCCGAAATGAGATAGCTGTGCATTTTGCTGCATGCTATCTGTTTTCTTACTATAAATCCACAATAGGAAGCACGGAGAAGCTACCATTTTTTGTATAACAGTAGAATATTTTGTCACAATTTAAATAGATTCTATCTTCGTATGCTTGACTCTTCCTTTAGGGAAGCCTTTATACTAGAAGGGTATCTACAAAGGGGAGGACGAATAAACTATGGGGAATTTACTGAAGATTCGAGATGTTTCTAGCAAATACAACATTACGGCGCGCACCTTGCGTTATTATGAAGACATGGGCTTGCTCACTAGTATTCGTAGCGATGAAGTAACTTATAGGATGTATGATGAAAATGCTATTAGACGAATTGAACAAATATTAGTTTTGCGTAAACTAAACATTAGTATAAAAGATATTCAACGTATTTTTGATTCTTCTGGCTCTGGTGTAGTTTTAGATGTATTAGGAAAAAAGGTAGATACTATTGATGACGAAGTAGCATTATTATATGAATTGAAGGAGCTTGTAATGGATTTCATTAAAGAAATCGAGAGAATAAACTTTACGGACCACTCCGATATTAAGCAGCTCTATAGTAAAGCAAAAGAAATCGAAACTCAAATTGTAAATGCCGATTATATTGGCAACCCTACCAACATACATCGTTTAATTGAGATAACCGATAAATTAGATAAAAAGATTCCGGATGTTATGGTTGTGAGAGTACCGGCATTTCGAGCAATAACTTCAGATGAACATACATGGGAAGAAATATTTAAACACGGCGGATATATGTTTCAACTATGGCAGCATTACGACTCATTTAAAACCGTTATATTTGACTGCTTAGATTTCACATTGGTAAAAGTGATCACAGCGGCGAAATGATTTGTGCTATTAAAGATGATGTGAGTGAGGATGATGTGAGCCCACTTAAAATGATTGATTTTCCTGGAGGCCTGTATGCGATGGCGGTCAGTATTGATGAGGACGATGAAAGTATCCGAAAAGTACAAGATAAAATCTGTCAATGGATTGAGGGTACGAATTTCGAGCTAGACAAAAATCGTAGCTTTATGTTCAATATGCCTTATTTAGATGAAGAAAATGTTTATCAACAGGATATTGAAAAGGGATTGGGCTATCGACAAATGCAACGATATGTCCCTATTAAATTAAAGGGAATTTAATGATGATTGAGTTACTAGCAGTCCCACCATCGAAACATGTTTTTTACAATCTTCTATAGATAGGAGATTGTATGACTCTTTGCATAGAAATACTTGGAATTTTCAAGTGCGATTTTAGCCTTTTTACGTGTGAATGCCCAAAAATATCCATCGTTTTAATAAAACCGTAGATCATCTCTAACTTATCGTAAAGACCCCAATAGAAGTAAATTATTTTAGAATTAATACTTTTAACTAAGAATCCATTTCAACAATCATTATTTTTAAAAGCTAAGCCTCTACTTTTAAATTGAAAAATCCCCTGTAAGATGGCTCCTACAGGGGATGTAATTACATCAAGTTCAGTGAAATTAATAAATATCTCGATCCCAAAAACGTTGCATGGCAATGGCATCGACAAATTGCTTGCCAAAATCAGCGTTGCCAGTAGCTATTACAATACCAGGTCCTAATTTTGCGCTGGATTCGTTAAAAAATGGCATACCTGATTGTGCAACGCCTATTGGTTTATAATGACGAAATGCTTGGTTAATATTTATGACTACATCTTGATTGAATTTGGCTTGATTTTCGGCCTTTCCCCCTACAACATATAGGGCGTCAAACAAAACAGAATCAGTTGTTAAATACGTTTCAGTCGCTGTTAACTGCACGCCGTCCTTACTTTCGACTTTTCCGATTCGCTCAGCAATAATACGATAGCGCACCCCGAATTTTTTAAATGTCTTCAACACATTATTCACTTCTGACGCATCGAATCCATTGCCAATTAGTACACCGACTTTCAATGTTTGTGGCAGTTTGATTGTATTCGCCTGGCTCAGTGCGTGGGAAGAAGCCGTAACGGTTGATTGCTCGCCAGTTGGTTTGTTTACCCCTACATTATTCGCAATAATGGTCGCCATTTCTTTATCAACGTGGACAAACATGTCGACTACTTGCTGGCGAACGGATTGACTATTTACTTTGCCAACTTCGAAGCTAAAGGCATTGATGATATGTTGCTTTTCTGGTGGTGACATACTATTCCAAAATAGCCTTGCTTGTGAAAAATGATCATCAAACGATTTGCTTCGTGCGCGGGTAATATGTCCTTCCACTTTTTCCTCATAATGCACAAACCCACCTTCAGCGGCAGTAGAAGTCGAAGGGGTATTATTTGCAAGAGAGTTTTTATGGTAACTGACGCGCCCGACATTAATCGTCTGTCGACTAAAGCCATTGCGCTGATTATTATGAATTGGACAAACCGGGCGATTGATCGGAATTTCAGTAAAATTTGGTCCACCTAAACGAAGGAGCTGTGTATCAATATAAGAAAATAAACGGCCTTGTAGCAGCGGATCATTTGTAAAATCAATGCCCGGTACAACATTACCCGGATGGAAAGCGACTTGCTCGGTTTCTGCAAAAACGTTGTCAACATTACGATTCAAGGTCATTTTCCCAATAATCTTTACGGGTATGATTTCTTCAGGCCAAAGCTTTGTCGCATCTAAAATGTCAAAATCAAATTTAAACTCATCTTCCTGCTCAAGTATTTGTACACCGAGCTCGTATTCTGGGAAATCACCCATTTCGATGGATTCCCATAAATCGCGACGTTGAAAATCGGTATCTTTTCCTGCAATGATTTGCGCTTCATCCCATACGAGTGAATGAACGCCTAATACTGGCTTCCAATGGAACTTTACAAATCGCGACTTTCCTTTGTCATTGATAAATCGGAAAGTATGGACGCCAAAGCCTTCCATCATTCTATAATTTTTAGGTATAGCCCGATCCGACATCAACCACATCACCATCGCGGCACTTTCCTGATTATTCGCAACAAAATCCCAGAAGGTATCATGTGCAGTCGCTGCTTGTGGCATCTCATTATTTGGCTCTGGCTTCGCGGCATGAATTAAATCTGGAAACTTCATCGCATCCTGTATGAAGAAGATCGGAATATTATTACCAACTAAATCATAATTACCTTCCTCGGTATAGAACTTGACGGCAAATCCACGCACATCTCGTGCTGTATCCATCGAACCAGAACTTCCAACAACATTCGAAAACCGCAAAAAGACAGGCGTTTTGGACCCTACTTTTTGTAGAAATCCTGCTTTTGTATATTCTTTCATCGATTCATACAATTCAAATTCTCCATGTGCGGCATAGCCTCTTGCATGAACGACACGTTCTGGAATACGCTCATGATCAAAATGCGTCATCTTTTCCCGAAAGTGAAAATCCTCCATCAATGTTGGACCTCGAACGCCTGCTTTTAACGAATCCTCATCATTTGATACCTTCACACCTTGATTTGTCGTCATCTTTTTCCCATCATTATTTACGAGAAACTGCTCAAGCTGTTGTTCCTTTGCATCCGCATCTTTCTTTTGATTAGACCAAGATTTGTCCACAAAATCCCCTTTCCTTACTTCACAATTTTCATTTCACATATGTCTCATACACTATATGTTTGTTGGATAGATTCATTCTTGAAGCGATTTCATAAACCATATTTTGAAGAGCTTGGACTTCTTGTGTGAAAACTTATGCTAAAAAGTTCAAGCTTACTGTTGCTTTTACAATTTTAATTGAATCAGCATCGCAGCGTTGAGGAAGAAGGAAATTGACCACAAAATAGAGAAGTATGATATTAGAAAATGGATAAGAATTTGGAAATTCTGGATGAAAGTAAAGAGTTTATTTAGAAATCAAAAAAATAATTTTGGAGTGAGCTAATTGAAATTTAATTATGATGATATTAGAAGTGGTAATGCAACTTGTACGTTTGAAATTAATGATAAAAAGATGGAGTTTTACCCTTCTTTTCATTCAGATGCTCTAGGTGACTTTGTTACATATCTTGCATCGGTACATCCACTCTGTAAATTAAGCTGGAAGGAAGGCGCTTTTCATAAAAGAAATGGAGGTATCGAATGGCATACTGGTCCTGTTTTATTGTGTTGGGAATTTAAGCGTGATTTTGAAGACTTAGAAATTATAATTACAGAAAAACAAAATTTCATAGTTGAAAGAAAAGTTAATGATAAATTACCCAAAAAAATATTGAAAACAAAATGTAATTTTGAAGAATTTGTATTATGCGTAGTGAAAGAGTTAGATAGAATGATTAAACAACGTGGTATTTTAGGATATCGTCAAGAATGGCAATATTACACCTTTCCCATTGATGGTTTCCTTGCTTTGAAACATGCGTGTCTTTATAAAAAACCATTTGAAATAACAAAGAAAAATAGTGGTACCGTAATTGAAGATGAATTAAATTTATTGTTAAGTACACTTGAGTAAGTTGTTTTACCAATGAGGATTTTAGTTGAACAATGCATTATATATGGGGGTGAAGAAGATTAGCGAAATACTGGTAGTGAATCAAAAAAATATGGAAATTCTTCAAAGGGGAGAAAATGGCACACCAATAATTATTCTTACTGGATTGGGTTGCTCATTTGATGAGTGGCACGATGTGATAACAACATTAAGCAAAACGAATCGAGTTGTAATGTATCATAGACCTGGTCTTGGTGCGAGTGAAATTCGAAATGAAGTCCGTAATACGCAGGCGGTCGTAAACGAATTAAAGGAGTTGATGCGTTTACTTGAAATACATGAACCCGTACTATTAGTTGGTCATTCGTATGGTGGATTATGTGTACAGCACTTTGTGAAAAAATATCCTAAAAAGGTTGCGGGAGTGATTTTAGTAGATTCAACTTCTGTTGACTTAAAGGTCTTGGACGAGTTGAATTTACCCGTTTTGAATGAAGAATCAACCGATGAGATTTGGATTGAAAAATGTGATTCCTATTCTTTAATGAATCACGAAGAATTAAGGGGAATTATTAATCCAACACTTACAGAACAGCAGAAACGACTACCTCTTTATGTACAACAACGTCTAATTTATTTCCAAATTATCCCTACTTTATACAAAGCAATGCGTTCTGAAATAAGCAATTGGAAGAAGGACGCAGATATCATAAAGAGCTTAGGGGCATTCCCTAATATACCTCTAATCGTAATTGGTCGAGATAAAGAATATACTATTAGGTTAGGAACTGACGATGGGTTACCAGAGTCAGAGTTAAGATTATTTGAAGAAAAGTGGCAAGAGTTAATTCTGAGTCAAGTGAATCTATCTCAAAGAAGTAGGTTTATATTAGCACAAAATTCAAGTCATTCAATACATATGGATAGACCGGATATCATTATTGAATCCATAAACAA containing:
- a CDS encoding helix-turn-helix domain-containing protein yields the protein MKYVELGLTIKEIREDKGISQKFVASNIMTQSNYSRFENGIIDVSSQALLKILDRLDITCDELLIILNKGTTFEVRKDIINNFFNLTYNNKEELNLIIHKIQNYDSEDLFLQHIEKVCESLLILLNTSDLKKANMGLIEVWYDLSKRNRLYKADIYLINSILFLFPIETVRTIKTFVERNIDFYKGDKDLEMIKLNISVNFSLLLIKNQLFEESLNIVDNAISLSKQLGEYLRLGICYIRKGIIISHLNQSTNTSSDWINKGLNILQELEENNLLNILQEEIATYKNTLVD
- a CDS encoding MerR family transcriptional regulator; protein product: MGNLLKIRDVSSKYNITARTLRYYEDMGLLTSIRSDEVTYRMYDENAIRRIEQILVLRKLNISIKDIQRIFDSSGSGVVLDVLGKKVDTIDDEVALLYELKELVMDFIKEIERINFTDHSDIKQLYSKAKEIETQIVNADYIGNPTNIHRLIEITDKLDKKIPDVMVVRVPAFRAITSDEHTWEEIFKHGGYMFQLWQHYDSFKTVIFDCLDFTLVKVITAAK
- a CDS encoding catalase, encoding MDKSWSNQKKDADAKEQQLEQFLVNNDGKKMTTNQGVKVSNDEDSLKAGVRGPTLMEDFHFREKMTHFDHERIPERVVHARGYAAHGEFELYESMKEYTKAGFLQKVGSKTPVFLRFSNVVGSSGSMDTARDVRGFAVKFYTEEGNYDLVGNNIPIFFIQDAMKFPDLIHAAKPEPNNEMPQAATAHDTFWDFVANNQESAAMVMWLMSDRAIPKNYRMMEGFGVHTFRFINDKGKSRFVKFHWKPVLGVHSLVWDEAQIIAGKDTDFQRRDLWESIEMGDFPEYELGVQILEQEDEFKFDFDILDATKLWPEEIIPVKIIGKMTLNRNVDNVFAETEQVAFHPGNVVPGIDFTNDPLLQGRLFSYIDTQLLRLGGPNFTEIPINRPVCPIHNNQRNGFSRQTINVGRVSYHKNSLANNTPSTSTAAEGGFVHYEEKVEGHITRARSKSFDDHFSQARLFWNSMSPPEKQHIINAFSFEVGKVNSQSVRQQVVDMFVHVDKEMATIIANNVGVNKPTGEQSTVTASSHALSQANTIKLPQTLKVGVLIGNGFDASEVNNVLKTFKKFGVRYRIIAERIGKVESKDGVQLTATETYLTTDSVLFDALYVVGGKAENQAKFNQDVVININQAFRHYKPIGVAQSGMPFFNESSAKLGPGIVIATGNADFGKQFVDAIAMQRFWDRDIY
- a CDS encoding alpha/beta fold hydrolase, with the protein product MNNALYMGVKKISEILVVNQKNMEILQRGENGTPIIILTGLGCSFDEWHDVITTLSKTNRVVMYHRPGLGASEIRNEVRNTQAVVNELKELMRLLEIHEPVLLVGHSYGGLCVQHFVKKYPKKVAGVILVDSTSVDLKVLDELNLPVLNEESTDEIWIEKCDSYSLMNHEELRGIINPTLTEQQKRLPLYVQQRLIYFQIIPTLYKAMRSEISNWKKDADIIKSLGAFPNIPLIVIGRDKEYTIRLGTDDGLPESELRLFEEKWQELILSQVNLSQRSRFILAQNSSHSIHMDRPDIIIESINNINQIR